In Candidatus Sedimenticola sp. (ex Thyasira tokunagai), the following proteins share a genomic window:
- a CDS encoding thiamine pyrophosphate-dependent enzyme, which translates to MSEDLLKNETRFKSVKQLPSSHLLGTGTPMCAGCGGLEALHGIYDILGEKSVFVNAAGCMTLLAIYPFTPFRGSWLYAAMGSAPAGAQGVRDALDILRQKGEITAEEDLQVVTLTGDGAANGIGLSATSGAIERNLDFLYICYDNEGYGNTGQQYSGATPHGARTSTSQMGFSGDKKPLFDIWAAHRPAYVATVIGAEPLDLARKIEKAKAMKGPRLIIALSPCPTGWDFDPKESVNIGKLAVKSGVWPLKEYVDGRVVHTKVPRRRVTVERYLETQGRFAHLFKPQRNEELLAEIQQQVDDYWAAVEG; encoded by the coding sequence ATGAGCGAGGATCTTCTCAAAAACGAAACCCGTTTCAAGAGCGTAAAGCAGCTCCCATCCAGCCATCTGCTCGGCACCGGCACCCCCATGTGTGCCGGTTGCGGTGGGCTGGAGGCGCTGCACGGTATCTATGACATCCTTGGCGAGAAGAGCGTCTTCGTCAATGCCGCAGGCTGTATGACCCTGCTGGCGATCTACCCGTTTACACCATTTCGCGGCTCCTGGCTCTACGCCGCTATGGGCTCGGCCCCTGCCGGTGCCCAGGGTGTCAGGGATGCTCTCGATATCCTGCGTCAAAAAGGTGAAATCACAGCGGAGGAGGATCTTCAGGTGGTGACCCTCACCGGTGACGGCGCCGCTAACGGTATCGGTCTTTCTGCCACCTCCGGGGCTATCGAGCGCAACCTCGATTTCCTCTACATCTGTTACGACAACGAGGGCTACGGCAACACCGGCCAGCAGTACTCCGGTGCCACCCCCCATGGTGCCAGAACCTCCACCAGTCAAATGGGCTTCAGCGGCGACAAGAAGCCACTGTTCGATATCTGGGCGGCCCACAGACCGGCCTATGTGGCGACGGTGATTGGTGCCGAGCCCCTGGATCTGGCGCGCAAGATCGAGAAGGCGAAGGCGATGAAAGGACCGCGCCTGATTATCGCCCTCTCACCCTGTCCCACCGGCTGGGACTTCGATCCCAAAGAGTCGGTAAACATCGGCAAACTGGCGGTAAAGAGTGGTGTCTGGCCCCTCAAGGAGTATGTCGACGGCAGGGTGGTTCACACCAAAGTACCTAGGCGTCGGGTAACCGTGGAGCGCTACCTGGAAACCCAGGGGCGCTTTGCCCACCTCTTCAAACCCCAGCGTAACGAAGAGCTATTGGCAGAGATTCAGCAGCAGGTCGATGACTACTGGGCAGCGGTGGAGGGGTGA
- a CDS encoding EAL domain-containing protein: MNTGSTRFRTWLSVLWPLLITLLAVTETYIYTRDGEEKRQQLEFLRHTNALHVAIKLKLELHLELVQSVHSLFDASEEVNQQEFHDFVRIPIERHSGIHALSWNPRISHEERETFESQVRTNNFPNFQIKELSSTGVLVPASQRDEYVTVLYIEPMEGNKNALGFDVASNPIRQEALEQARNTGKSVATGRIRLVQEMGNQYGVLLFEPVYQKNSPLNTLQEHIDNLTGYTVGVLRIGDVIATALADHDTEELTLILRDINAPVEEQILFVDDGADLYSSAQMEVAPELRGDRLHWKAEFPFAGRQWQFEILAGDSYLAGHTQYGSMVVLISGVLFMGLLLAFIISLQGRQQRTERLVTEKTLELQMNQERLTQAQSIAKLGSWNGNLETDEMFWSAECARLFTLKPSASPPSIVGILNFVHPHDRASVERAIGNVRKGVLSHFELEHRVIRDDDSVITVVHRGELLEWDDGRPREMVATIRDITREKQAEESMRLSESVFANTAEGIMITDHKAIILRVNPAFSAITDYSMEEVIGATPKIIKSDRHDEAFYQNFWTQLKERGVWEGEIWNRRKSGEVFPVWQNISAVKNQQGEIVQYISVFSDISERKLSEERIRHLAHYDILTDLPNRLLFQERSTHALQRAHREKQNVAVLFLDLDRFKLINDSMGHPVGDKLLQTVARRLVAQVREGDTVARLGGDEFTIVLESLTNPEDAAHVAQKIIKAMEVPVEVDGQELLVSFSIGISIYPEDGHDVDTIIRNADAAMYRAKELGRNRYQFYTDELTTQALERVVLERELSGAINEDQLVLHYQPQFSFQDGQLIGAEALVRWNHPERGMISPDKFIPLAEESGLIISLGEWVLRTACKAMQRWQVAGYPLQSMSVNVAGQQIQEGHLLETVTQVLEETELDPRYLELEVTETFIMTQAEQGIQTLNCLNRLGLKLAIDDFGTGYSSLSYLKQLPVHNLKIDQSFVRGIPDDKDDLAIAKAVIALGKSMQLSIVAEGVETEAQRDFLAEQGCDLAQGYLFSKPLPEEAFQSLLNKNFNEG; the protein is encoded by the coding sequence ATGAATACTGGCTCTACTCGTTTCCGAACATGGTTATCTGTTTTATGGCCATTGTTGATTACATTGCTCGCTGTAACGGAGACATATATTTATACCCGTGATGGGGAAGAGAAACGTCAACAATTAGAGTTTCTACGTCATACAAATGCTCTTCACGTTGCAATCAAGCTAAAACTGGAACTACATCTGGAGTTAGTTCAGTCGGTGCATAGCCTGTTTGATGCATCTGAGGAGGTTAACCAGCAGGAATTTCATGACTTTGTTCGTATTCCTATAGAACGTCATAGTGGAATTCATGCTCTGTCATGGAATCCACGGATCTCTCATGAGGAAAGAGAAACCTTTGAGAGCCAGGTCAGGACCAATAATTTTCCTAACTTTCAGATTAAGGAACTTAGTTCGACAGGTGTGTTAGTTCCAGCCAGTCAGCGTGATGAATATGTAACGGTTCTTTATATTGAACCAATGGAGGGAAATAAAAATGCTCTGGGATTTGATGTAGCTTCAAATCCAATACGCCAAGAAGCTCTGGAACAAGCCCGTAATACAGGAAAGAGTGTTGCTACAGGTCGTATTAGGCTGGTTCAGGAAATGGGTAACCAATACGGTGTTTTGTTATTTGAGCCTGTCTATCAGAAGAATAGCCCTCTAAACACTCTTCAGGAGCATATCGATAATCTAACTGGATACACAGTTGGAGTGTTACGTATTGGTGATGTGATTGCGACGGCTCTTGCGGATCATGACACAGAAGAATTGACGTTAATCCTCAGGGATATAAATGCTCCTGTAGAGGAACAAATCCTCTTTGTGGATGATGGAGCCGATCTATACAGCAGTGCCCAGATGGAAGTGGCCCCGGAACTGCGTGGTGATAGATTACACTGGAAAGCAGAATTTCCTTTTGCAGGACGTCAGTGGCAGTTTGAAATCCTGGCCGGTGACTCCTATCTGGCCGGTCATACCCAATACGGATCTATGGTTGTTCTGATCAGTGGCGTGTTGTTCATGGGATTGTTACTGGCCTTTATTATCAGCCTGCAGGGGCGTCAGCAACGGACTGAACGGCTGGTCACTGAAAAAACTCTGGAACTCCAGATGAATCAGGAACGATTAACCCAGGCCCAGAGTATCGCCAAGCTGGGGAGCTGGAACGGCAATCTGGAGACGGATGAAATGTTCTGGTCTGCTGAGTGTGCTCGCCTTTTTACCCTCAAACCATCTGCATCACCACCTTCTATAGTCGGCATACTCAACTTTGTTCATCCTCACGACCGTGCTTCTGTGGAGCGGGCCATAGGTAATGTACGGAAAGGGGTACTTTCTCATTTTGAACTCGAACACCGGGTGATTCGGGATGATGACTCTGTAATTACCGTTGTTCATCGTGGAGAGTTGCTGGAATGGGATGATGGCAGACCCAGGGAAATGGTGGCTACGATCAGAGATATAACCCGGGAGAAACAGGCCGAAGAGAGTATGCGACTATCAGAAAGTGTATTTGCTAACACGGCTGAAGGGATCATGATCACCGATCATAAGGCGATCATTTTAAGAGTTAATCCAGCCTTTAGCGCCATTACTGACTATTCGATGGAAGAGGTCATAGGAGCCACTCCAAAAATCATAAAATCAGACCGCCATGATGAGGCCTTTTACCAGAATTTCTGGACTCAGTTGAAAGAGCGGGGAGTATGGGAGGGAGAGATCTGGAACCGTCGTAAGAGTGGTGAGGTGTTCCCTGTCTGGCAGAATATCAGTGCAGTGAAGAATCAGCAGGGCGAGATTGTTCAATACATCAGCGTCTTTAGTGATATCAGTGAACGTAAACTTTCAGAAGAGCGGATCCGTCATCTGGCCCACTACGACATCCTTACTGATCTACCAAACCGCTTACTGTTTCAGGAGCGCAGTACTCATGCTCTTCAACGGGCACACAGAGAAAAACAAAACGTTGCTGTCCTTTTTTTGGATCTGGATCGTTTTAAGCTCATTAATGACAGCATGGGTCACCCGGTTGGTGACAAACTTTTGCAAACCGTAGCAAGACGCTTGGTTGCTCAGGTTCGTGAGGGAGACACGGTGGCCAGGTTGGGGGGAGATGAATTCACAATCGTACTCGAGTCCCTCACAAACCCGGAGGACGCGGCACATGTGGCGCAAAAGATTATCAAGGCTATGGAGGTTCCGGTTGAGGTAGATGGTCAGGAATTACTTGTGAGCTTCAGTATTGGTATCAGCATCTACCCAGAAGATGGTCATGATGTGGACACCATCATCAGGAATGCCGATGCAGCAATGTATCGAGCTAAAGAATTGGGCCGCAACCGCTACCAGTTTTATACCGATGAATTGACCACACAAGCTTTGGAACGAGTGGTGTTGGAACGAGAGCTCTCCGGGGCTATCAATGAAGATCAGTTGGTCCTTCATTACCAACCACAGTTTTCCTTTCAAGATGGCCAGTTGATAGGAGCCGAAGCGTTGGTACGCTGGAATCACCCTGAAAGGGGGATGATTTCACCGGATAAGTTCATTCCACTGGCAGAGGAAAGCGGTCTGATTATCTCCCTCGGAGAGTGGGTTTTACGTACCGCTTGTAAAGCGATGCAACGCTGGCAGGTAGCTGGATATCCTCTCCAATCCATGAGTGTCAACGTGGCAGGCCAGCAGATTCAAGAGGGACATCTGTTAGAGACGGTGACGCAGGTTCTGGAAGAAACAGAGCTCGATCCCCGTTATCTGGAACTGGAAGTGACTGAAACCTTTATCATGACACAGGCAGAGCAAGGCATTCAGACTCTGAATTGCTTGAATAGATTGGGGCTTAAGCTTGCCATCGACGATTTTGGTACTGGCTACTCTTCTCTAAGTTATTTGAAACAGTTACCTGTCCATAATCTGAAAATCGACCAGTCCTTTGTTCGAGGCATTCCTGACGATAAAGATGATTTGGCGATAGCAAAAGCGGTGATCGCTTTGGGTAAAAGCATGCAGTTGTCCATTGTTGCCGAGGGTGTGGAAACTGAAGCACAACGAGATTTCCTTGCAGAACAGGGGTGCGATCTGGCTCAGGGGTATTTATTCAGCAAGCCGTTGCCAGAGGAAGCATTTCAAAGTCTGTTGAATAAAAATTTTAATGAAGGATAG
- a CDS encoding FxsA family protein — translation MNPLFLFLLIFVGAPLVELYFLIEVGSVIGAIPTIALTIFTAVLGGMLVRLQGFATAMRVRETMERGETPAIEVMEGVLLLLCGILLLLPGFLTDIFGFLCLVPQLRRMLVVGFLKRSGVMQPPPGAASRQQEHQKQDGQRVIEGEFHRHDE, via the coding sequence ATGAACCCACTGTTTCTTTTTCTGCTGATTTTTGTCGGCGCCCCTCTGGTAGAGCTCTATTTCCTTATCGAGGTAGGTTCGGTGATCGGTGCCATACCCACCATTGCCCTGACTATTTTTACTGCGGTACTCGGCGGTATGCTGGTGCGTCTACAGGGCTTTGCCACCGCCATGCGGGTGCGTGAGACGATGGAGCGGGGCGAGACCCCGGCTATCGAGGTGATGGAGGGGGTGTTACTGCTGTTGTGCGGCATCCTCTTGCTTCTGCCCGGCTTTCTCACCGATATCTTCGGCTTTCTCTGCCTTGTGCCTCAGCTCCGTCGTATGCTGGTGGTCGGTTTTCTCAAACGCTCTGGCGTGATGCAGCCACCACCCGGTGCTGCTTCCCGACAGCAGGAACACCAGAAACAGGATGGGCAGCGGGTGATTGAAGGTGAGTTCCATCGTCACGACGAGTGA
- a CDS encoding YbaK/EbsC family protein yields the protein MAIASQLEKYLQQREVEYQVVAHPHSEYSMETAAKAHVHGDALAKGVLVKDDDGYLLVVVPADYHIELDSLHKLLRQEVAMVGEATLGEVFSDCELGAVPPVGMAYGIKTVWDPKSSLGKLSEIFFEAGDHQSLLRMSGEQFHELMAPAERGEFSHHL from the coding sequence ATGGCAATAGCATCACAATTGGAAAAATATCTGCAACAGCGGGAGGTTGAGTACCAAGTGGTGGCTCATCCTCACAGTGAATACAGTATGGAGACGGCCGCGAAGGCCCATGTTCACGGTGACGCCCTAGCTAAAGGGGTATTGGTAAAGGATGACGACGGCTACCTGTTGGTGGTTGTGCCTGCTGACTACCACATTGAGCTTGATTCCCTGCACAAGTTGCTGCGACAGGAGGTGGCGATGGTGGGTGAAGCTACTCTGGGGGAGGTCTTTAGTGACTGTGAATTGGGTGCAGTGCCCCCGGTTGGCATGGCCTACGGGATAAAGACGGTATGGGATCCGAAATCCAGCCTTGGCAAACTCAGTGAGATCTTCTTTGAAGCGGGTGATCATCAGAGTCTGTTGCGGATGAGCGGTGAGCAGTTCCACGAACTGATGGCACCGGCGGAGCGTGGTGAGTTCAGTCACCATCTCTGA
- a CDS encoding 2-oxoacid:acceptor oxidoreductase family protein, giving the protein MYRIRFHGRGGQGMKTASRILGTAFFLEGYEVQDAPRYGAERRGAPIFAFVRADHKPINERGIIPQADLVVVADDTLVPVPAAGVLAGTDGHTVLLINSHLPAATWQERLNLAGPVVILPAGEGVEDRAALPYIGVTCAGAAACLLGIGSDALERGIRDELEHLGGEVVEKNLAMALAAYWRMEEHRGRVTQQETLDAESCTAPAWIDLPFEGVDLSAPTIHNPANSEQLKTGLWRTMRPQVEYDLCNRCWWVCSSFCPDGAITVDGENFPHIDYDHCKGCLICVAQCPPHAITAIAEYLAQQAESEGDEP; this is encoded by the coding sequence ATGTATCGCATACGTTTTCACGGCCGTGGCGGTCAGGGTATGAAGACCGCCAGCCGTATTCTCGGTACCGCCTTCTTTCTTGAAGGCTACGAGGTGCAGGATGCACCGCGCTACGGTGCCGAGCGGCGTGGTGCGCCTATCTTTGCCTTTGTCCGTGCCGATCACAAACCCATCAATGAGCGCGGCATTATCCCCCAGGCTGACCTGGTGGTGGTGGCCGATGACACCCTGGTGCCGGTCCCCGCCGCCGGGGTGTTGGCGGGGACGGATGGTCACACTGTTCTGCTGATCAACAGTCATCTTCCCGCAGCCACTTGGCAGGAACGTCTCAATCTCGCCGGGCCGGTAGTGATACTGCCGGCCGGGGAGGGCGTGGAGGATAGGGCGGCGCTACCCTATATCGGCGTCACCTGTGCTGGGGCGGCGGCTTGCCTGCTGGGCATAGGCAGCGATGCCCTGGAGCGCGGAATTCGCGATGAGCTGGAGCACCTCGGTGGTGAAGTGGTGGAGAAGAACCTCGCCATGGCACTGGCTGCATACTGGCGGATGGAGGAGCACCGAGGGAGGGTGACCCAGCAGGAAACGCTTGATGCGGAGAGCTGTACTGCACCGGCGTGGATCGATCTGCCGTTTGAGGGCGTTGATCTCTCCGCTCCCACCATCCACAACCCTGCCAACAGCGAACAGTTGAAGACCGGCCTGTGGCGTACCATGCGGCCCCAAGTGGAGTACGACCTCTGTAACCGCTGCTGGTGGGTCTGCAGCAGCTTCTGCCCCGATGGCGCCATCACCGTGGACGGGGAGAACTTTCCCCACATCGACTATGACCACTGCAAGGGGTGCCTGATCTGCGTCGCCCAGTGTCCACCCCACGCCATCACCGCCATTGCCGAATATCTGGCCCAGCAGGCCGAGTCTGAAGGAGATGAGCCATGA
- a CDS encoding pyruvate synthase, with translation MSRLLLTGNAAAAWGARLAGVDYVPAFPITPQTEIIESLAAWIDSGEMAGRLTTLDSEHSMVTAAGAAAATGVRVFSATSSQGLLYAMEMLYTVAGWRAPFVLVNVSRGLAAPITLEPDHNDILAARDSGFLQIHCSGCQELLDSILMAYRLGEDSRVRLPVLVNMDGFYLSFTREPVTLPDGSRVAAFLPPFEAGSVRFRASAPESQAVAVLGGAPYSYFRYQTQLAAQNALSVYQEVAEQFAEMFGRYQPIMECYRCDDAEFLFVMMGSFATKARAAVDRLREAGWKIGLLRPRLLRPFPAEQFHQQLAGKRGVAVIDQNLPVGAGGVLHTELTAALFGLVDAPQVVASFIGGLGGRDIPPEEFFEIAQVVKRAVKEGVTPPPRLLFTETELRETRKLQDIARVERHTLHGGEGGES, from the coding sequence ATGAGCCGTCTGCTACTCACCGGAAATGCCGCCGCCGCCTGGGGTGCCCGCCTCGCCGGTGTAGACTATGTTCCCGCCTTTCCCATCACTCCCCAGACCGAGATCATCGAGTCCCTGGCGGCCTGGATCGACAGTGGTGAGATGGCGGGGCGTCTCACCACCCTCGATTCCGAGCACTCAATGGTGACGGCCGCCGGGGCAGCCGCCGCCACCGGAGTGCGGGTCTTCAGTGCAACCTCCAGCCAAGGGCTGCTCTACGCCATGGAGATGCTCTATACCGTCGCCGGCTGGCGTGCCCCTTTTGTGCTGGTCAACGTCTCCCGGGGGCTTGCTGCTCCGATCACCCTGGAGCCGGACCACAATGATATCCTGGCGGCGCGAGACTCCGGCTTCCTGCAGATTCACTGCAGTGGTTGCCAGGAACTGCTCGATAGCATCCTTATGGCGTACCGTTTGGGCGAGGATTCGCGGGTGCGCTTGCCGGTGCTGGTCAACATGGATGGTTTCTACCTCTCCTTTACCCGTGAGCCGGTAACGCTCCCCGATGGGTCGAGGGTAGCTGCATTTCTTCCCCCTTTTGAGGCGGGGAGTGTCCGTTTCCGCGCCAGTGCACCGGAGAGCCAGGCGGTGGCGGTGTTGGGTGGGGCTCCCTACTCCTATTTCCGTTACCAGACTCAACTCGCGGCCCAGAACGCCCTGTCGGTTTATCAAGAGGTTGCCGAACAGTTCGCCGAGATGTTCGGCCGTTACCAGCCGATAATGGAGTGCTACCGCTGTGATGATGCCGAATTTCTGTTTGTGATGATGGGCTCTTTCGCCACCAAGGCGCGAGCGGCGGTGGATCGCCTGCGTGAAGCGGGCTGGAAGATTGGCCTGTTGCGCCCACGGCTGCTGAGACCGTTCCCCGCTGAGCAGTTTCACCAACAGCTGGCTGGTAAGCGTGGTGTGGCGGTGATCGACCAGAATCTGCCGGTGGGTGCCGGGGGAGTACTCCATACCGAACTGACAGCAGCACTCTTCGGTTTAGTGGATGCTCCCCAGGTGGTGGCAAGTTTCATCGGTGGGTTGGGTGGGCGAGATATCCCCCCAGAAGAGTTCTTCGAGATCGCCCAGGTGGTTAAAAGGGCGGTGAAGGAGGGTGTCACACCACCACCGCGGCTACTCTTTACCGAGACTGAACTGCGCGAGACCCGTAAACTCCAGGATATCGCTCGGGTGGAGCGCCATACCCTGCATGGTGGTGAGGGAGGTGAGTCATGA
- a CDS encoding YdcF family protein gives MEQEIVWTLKTLILPPGVLILAGLFGLTIRQRFFSKLILLLTLTAFYLLSTHYTSNRLLMALEHIPALTPRQIETTDAEAIVVLGGGRRQNAPEYGGSTVSTSTLERVRYAAHLARTTGLAVIPTGGSRYPGDTPEAVLMRSTLEKDFQVKVAATEEKSRTTRENAEMTAPLLRKMGIRKVLLVTHALHMPRSLESFERVGIDVISAPTGFEHTTTDLPPLNEWLPSAGQLHSSSRAVHEYLGRWWYRLSH, from the coding sequence ATGGAACAGGAGATAGTCTGGACACTGAAGACGCTGATCCTACCACCGGGGGTTCTGATCCTGGCGGGTCTCTTTGGTCTGACGATCAGACAACGCTTCTTCAGCAAACTGATCCTGCTCCTCACTCTGACAGCTTTCTACCTACTAAGCACTCACTACACCTCAAACAGGCTGCTGATGGCGCTGGAGCATATACCGGCACTGACACCGCGGCAGATTGAGACCACCGATGCAGAAGCTATCGTGGTGCTCGGCGGCGGCAGACGTCAGAACGCCCCGGAGTATGGGGGTAGTACCGTCAGCACATCGACCCTGGAGAGGGTGCGCTACGCGGCTCATCTCGCCCGCACCACCGGCTTGGCCGTCATTCCCACCGGCGGAAGCCGCTATCCGGGAGACACACCGGAGGCGGTTCTGATGCGCAGCACTCTGGAAAAAGATTTTCAGGTCAAAGTTGCAGCCACTGAGGAGAAGAGTCGAACTACCCGCGAGAATGCTGAAATGACGGCACCACTGCTGCGCAAGATGGGTATTCGCAAAGTGCTGCTGGTCACTCACGCACTACACATGCCCCGATCACTTGAGTCCTTTGAGCGGGTAGGTATAGATGTAATTTCCGCACCCACCGGCTTCGAACACACCACCACCGATCTACCCCCTCTCAATGAATGGCTTCCCAGCGCCGGACAGCTACACAGCAGCAGCCGTGCTGTGCATGAGTACCTGGGCCGCTGGTGGTACCGTCTTAGCCACTAG
- a CDS encoding glutaredoxin family protein encodes MKKIFVFTLLFAAFLNMGKIVDYLTPVPQITLSDNSEVVMYGASWCSYCAKARRLFDRLGVPYIEYDIEKSEIARKEYDALGGRGVPLIVINKTVISGYDRQEIIDALQ; translated from the coding sequence ATGAAAAAGATTTTCGTCTTTACCCTTCTCTTTGCCGCCTTTCTCAACATGGGAAAAATTGTCGACTACTTGACTCCCGTGCCGCAGATTACACTGAGCGACAATAGCGAAGTGGTAATGTACGGCGCCTCCTGGTGCAGCTACTGCGCTAAGGCACGCAGGCTGTTCGACAGGCTGGGGGTGCCCTATATTGAGTACGACATCGAAAAGTCGGAAATAGCCAGAAAGGAGTACGATGCCCTGGGCGGGCGTGGTGTACCCCTGATCGTTATCAACAAAACGGTGATCAGTGGCTATGATAGACAGGAGATTATCGACGCGCTGCAGTAA
- a CDS encoding AMP-binding protein → MKKSYFHRGGETPLLGATIPEHFAEVVSRYPDREAVVSLPQQRRLTYRQLAEAVDQVAHGLMGMGFVKGERIGIWSTNNIEWLLLQMATARIGVVLVNINPAYRPKELAYALQRSQVQGLFVIPAFRHSDYIAMLQALLPELSLPLKRTFDSADFPQLRSVVVYDPEAPELTTRPAPGFITWQEMLQAGEGIDGNLLQQISDSLDMDEPINIQYTSGTTGFPKAVLLTHHNILNNAWFAAHEMHFTEKDRLCVPVPFYHCFGMVLSNLLCMTVGACLVIPCEHFDPQAVLQAVAKERCSALHGVPTMFIALLEHPGFSGFDLTSLRTGIMAGAPCPAVLMKQVIEELHCREILIGYGQTEASPLTHLTTREDSMVRRTESVGRNMPHQEVKVIDVESGATQPIGEAGEICFRGHHIMCGYYGDRSATEKAIDSNRWLHSGDLGVMDEEGYLQITGRLKDMIIRGGENIYPREIEELLFTHPKIAEVAVFGVPDDYYGEEIMAWVQLHQGQSATEQEIHDFCMESLAHFKIPRYIHFVDEFPMTVTGKLQKYRMREMSIEGGLVG, encoded by the coding sequence ATGAAAAAAAGCTATTTTCACCGTGGTGGCGAGACACCCCTGCTCGGCGCCACTATCCCCGAGCACTTTGCCGAGGTGGTTAGCCGCTATCCCGACAGGGAGGCGGTGGTCTCCTTGCCTCAACAGCGACGCCTCACCTATCGCCAACTGGCCGAGGCTGTTGACCAGGTGGCCCATGGATTGATGGGGATGGGCTTTGTCAAAGGGGAGCGCATCGGCATCTGGTCCACCAACAACATCGAGTGGCTGCTGCTGCAGATGGCGACGGCACGCATCGGTGTGGTGTTGGTCAATATCAACCCGGCCTACCGTCCCAAGGAGCTGGCCTATGCCCTGCAGCGCTCCCAGGTACAGGGGTTGTTCGTCATCCCGGCATTTCGTCACAGCGACTATATTGCGATGCTGCAGGCATTGCTGCCGGAGTTGTCCCTGCCTCTTAAGCGCACCTTCGACAGTGCCGACTTTCCCCAGCTGAGGTCGGTAGTGGTTTATGACCCTGAGGCACCGGAGCTGACGACACGCCCTGCCCCCGGGTTTATCACTTGGCAGGAGATGCTGCAGGCAGGGGAGGGGATTGACGGCAACCTGCTGCAGCAGATCAGCGACTCTCTCGATATGGATGAGCCAATCAATATCCAGTACACCTCCGGTACCACCGGATTTCCCAAGGCGGTGCTGCTGACCCATCACAACATCCTCAATAACGCCTGGTTTGCCGCCCATGAGATGCACTTTACAGAGAAAGACCGGCTCTGCGTGCCGGTGCCTTTTTACCACTGCTTTGGCATGGTGCTCTCCAATCTGTTGTGCATGACGGTGGGTGCCTGTCTGGTGATCCCCTGTGAGCACTTTGATCCTCAGGCTGTGCTACAGGCCGTGGCCAAGGAGCGCTGCAGCGCCCTCCACGGCGTACCCACCATGTTCATCGCCTTGCTGGAGCATCCTGGCTTCTCCGGCTTCGACCTCACTAGTCTGCGCACCGGCATCATGGCAGGTGCGCCTTGCCCGGCGGTGCTGATGAAGCAGGTGATTGAGGAGCTGCACTGCCGGGAAATTCTTATCGGCTACGGCCAGACAGAGGCATCCCCCCTGACCCACCTCACCACCCGGGAGGACTCAATGGTTCGCCGTACCGAGAGCGTCGGTCGCAATATGCCTCACCAGGAGGTGAAGGTGATCGATGTTGAGAGTGGCGCCACTCAGCCCATAGGTGAGGCGGGGGAGATCTGCTTTCGTGGCCACCACATCATGTGTGGCTACTACGGCGACAGGTCGGCTACTGAGAAGGCCATCGATAGCAACCGTTGGCTCCACTCCGGCGATCTGGGTGTCATGGATGAAGAGGGTTATCTGCAGATCACCGGCCGGCTCAAGGATATGATCATTCGTGGTGGCGAGAATATCTATCCCCGCGAAATCGAGGAGCTGCTCTTCACCCACCCAAAGATTGCCGAGGTTGCCGTATTTGGTGTGCCCGATGATTACTACGGCGAAGAGATTATGGCGTGGGTTCAGCTGCACCAGGGGCAGTCGGCAACCGAGCAGGAGATACATGATTTCTGTATGGAGAGTCTTGCTCATTTTAAGATCCCTCGTTACATCCACTTTGTTGATGAGTTTCCCATGACGGTGACCGGCAAGCTGCAGAAGTACCGGATGCGGGAGATGAGTATTGAGGGTGGGCTGGTTGGATAG